The genomic region tatttcaaagttAGTAGCTAATATTGTAACATATAGTCTTATTGTCGGTTGTATGTCGAAGAACAATATTTTTAAAAGCGTGGACGTACTGAATGTAAGTACGCTCACTTGTTGATAATGCTTTGTTTGATACATGCTATATATCTGTTGATAACATATTAgtgtgctttatcagtatcaatgTTAGGTTTCTCCACAGTTAGATTGGAATGATCGCGCTTATTTGTTGATAGTAGTAATGTTTTGTTCATGTTTAACAAAATTTCAAGCTTTTTTACTCCTACCTCCATTCTCCCCCATTTAGTTATTACTGATGAATGATATGTGATGGTAAAGTGATATATTTTGTCATTCTCATAAATGTTAGAATAAAACGTATAATATCATAACACAGTCAATTTAGTTATTACTGATGAATGATATGTGATGGTAAAGTGATATATTTTGTCATTCTCATAAATGTTTGAATAAAACGTATAATATAATAACACAGTCAAACATTTCACAGAATCATGCAcagccattttctaccccttgttcctttgggggtcgcggggggggggggggggtgctgaagcctatctcagctgcattcgggcggaaggctagcgtacaccctggacaagttgccgcctcatcacaggaccaacacatgttgaaaaagacaacattcactctcacattcacacccattttctacagcttattcccttcggggtcgcgggtgggtgctgaagcctatctcagctctatTCAGTcggaaggcatcgtacaccctggacaagtcgccgcctcatcgcagggccaacacagatagacagacaacattcacactcacattcacacactagggaccatttagtgttgccaatcaacctatccccaggtgcatgtctttggaagtgggaggaagccggagtacccggagggaacccacgcagtcacggggaggacatgcaaactccacacagaaagatcccgagcccgggattgaacccaggactactcaggaccttcatattgtgaggcacatgcactaacccctgttacgcCATGCTGCCCCATGCACAGCCAGTTATCTGGAAATCAATGTCAATAAAATAGAAGGAATATGGTTCAACCCCCCCACCCCGGCTCACCTCAGAACCCCATcatcataaacacacaaacagttaAAACAGTTGACACTTTAAAATACCTGAGCGTAACCTTGGATAATAAACTCACTTTTGCTCAGGACACCACGGACAttcaaaaaagaagtcaacaaagactgtcagctagggctttttttaatatctcaatatttttaggccatatcgcgatacacaatatatatatctcgatatttttccttggctttgaatgaacacttgatgcatataatcccagcagtatgatgattctatgtgtctacattaaaacattcttattcacactgcaataatatatgctcattttaaactttcacgcagagaaggaaatcacaactaagtcaatttaccataactatagttattaagcagtggcacaaatgttcatgtcatttccaaaacagaaagagcaagattgtcagagacattttaagtgtcaaataaaaatgagctgcataataggaaatcaaatactctccgtccttcgctatgtggtaggttacaacggacgttattaaattctgttgttgactatttttttcatacggtgttgatctggaaatgtttgcctcgggattttgatggtgtgggcgtgaggcaccgaatggagatgttgacatgcggagtaatccctcttcattctctagcaggtgacttttcaaatgatgctacatattagcaataatgctactttttgtagcaacgcttttggcccacacttgacaaattacggttgtctgttaggcatattcccacttgaatccaaaccaccgccggacgatggaccccgtgctgtttttcttgggaattaattattcctttattcgcaccttatttctctcgtattaccactctgttagcatcacagctaacgttacccatggtGCTACCCTctgttccgcgagggcgtatacgtatgtgaagtatgacgtgacagtatgtgacatatgtaagaaagtgcgcctgctgtctgtgagaaggagagacaggaaatagcgagaagagcctgtagtgtaatgccagcagctaaaagcaactgtgtgagaacgtatactcgaatatcacgatatagtcattttctatatcgcacagacaaacccgcgacatatcgcccagccctactgtcaGCCGTCCGTAAACTTAAAGGACTATACGTTGCACCTCACCTCTTGTTATTACTGAACCaaagcattgttcaacccatccttCTGTACTGTTCCACGTGTTTTTTCACTCTtctttctgtaaccaaccggaccaaactcacacgcattacaaacatagcagctaaaatcatcggcctacccacacccaacatttcagatttaaaccacaggtccatcattcgactggcaaacacgatagtccaggatatcactcacccactacaccaggggtgtcaaacatccGGCCCgcatgatgagtttgccaagtataaaataGAGCTGTTTTGTTGGGGGGTTTTTTaacgaaataaactgctgttctaaatgtgtccactgcagtcggggccaagcaagaggtacacagtaaagggggaCTGTGGGTCTTTCTCGACCCACataaaacttaaaacctgccattTTATGTGTTCTGCTTCGAACACAACGTTTTTTGGCACCCTTGTTGCCCCAAAATGTTTCTGTCAAAcagaaaagtgaacttaacccttttgaagtgATTTTACCTTCGTTTCTTACgctttgttgagttagcactggattgatacaTGGACATGAGTTTAcatgtgggttttttttcaatcccagaaagactgtgatttaaagtttaattctggctttgtagatacactgagacaaagtctaagctcattgtgtttttgaagctccACCAAttccctcagaattttcaacaaaggattatttgtgatttgcacattttcagaatgtgcttgttctatttttggccaacaaagaaaacaacctgaagttgtctttatgtttaaattatcatgccatgattttaccattccggcccacttgggaatagattttcctccatgcggcccctgagataaaatgagtttgacacccctgcactacaccaatacatcatcccactaccatcagggcgcaggtacagaactagggctgggtgatatattgatatactcgatatatcgcgggtttgtctctgtgcgatatagaaaatgactatatcgtgatattcgattatacgttctcacgcagttgcttttagctgtgggccttacactgcatgcgtttctccctctttcttgcctctccttctcacagagacttaaaacaagcgcaccttcttacacacgtcacgtgtgcaacgtcacacgccctcctagagcagagaggtagctacatgggtaacataagctgtgatgctaacggttcgttgcgagtggtaatacgagagaaagaaggtgcgaatctggtaacaaatggaggaagaattaattcccaaattAAACTGCACggagtgcatcgtctggcggtggaatgaagagtgcttcaaactgcatgtcaacatctccgttctgtGCCACACCCTCAAAATGCCGTAGAAACTATTTCctcatcaacaccgtatgacatatactatttgatatgcagctcattatTATGTGACACCTATTGAAATATATtgtcatcatgcacaaaagtgcactttatttgtttttaactattgtagtggcgttctgtacaaaaagtacactttaatttagtgttgttttgatatttcatcttggtgacatcatgcacaaaagtgcactaatagcttgttttaaaatgtctctgacaatcttgcactttctgttttgaaatcacatgaatgtttgtgccactgcttaataactgtctaaaggcctactgaaatgagattttgttgtttaaacggggatagcaggtccattctatgtgtcatacttgatcatttcgcgatattgccatatttttgctgaaaggatttagtagagaacatcgacgataaagttcgcaacttttggtcgctagtaaaaaagccttgcctgttccggaagtagcagacgatgtgcgcgtgacgttacgggttgtagggctcctcacatcctcacattgtttacaatcatagccaccagcagcgagagtgattcggaccgagaaaacgacgatttcccaattaatttgaatgaggatgaaagatttgtggatgacgatagtgagagtgaaaaaaaaaggcgagggcagtgtgagcgattcagatgttattagacacatttaccaggataattctggaaaatcccttatctgcttattgtgttactagagtattagtgaaattatatggtacctgaaagtcggaggggtgtagccacgggtgtggtgaccgccagtgtttctggtgggaggaggtaagagagtccgcagctgcaggaggacgcaagctccgctcatgtctacggtaagagctgccgtttgacatgtggtcgggaaccttgttcccttgacctctctgttccatagtaaagcttcaccttcgggaatgtaaacaaggaaacaccggctgtgtttgtgttgctaaaggcagctggaatacaccgcttcccacctacatcgttcttctttgacttctccattaataattgaacaaattgcaaaagattcagcaatacagatgtccagaatactgtgtaattatgcgattaaagcagactacttatagcttggatcgggctggaaaaaaatgtccgctacaatccgagacgtcacgcgcacgcgtcatcataccggcgtttttaacaggatactttgcacgaaatttaaaattgcaatttagtaaactaaaaaggccgtattggcatgtgttgcaatgataagatttcatcattgatatataaactatcagactgcgtggtcggtagtagtgggtttcagtaggcctttattaaatacagttttggtcaattgacttagtcgtgatttccctctctgcatgaaagtttaaaagtagcatgtatTAATTAATACtgtatgaataagaatgttttaatgtagacacatagaatcatcatactgctgtgaataTATGcagcaagtgttcattcaaggctaaggcaaaatatagagatatcgtgtatcgcgatatggcctaaaaatatcgcaatattaaaaaaagcccaTATTGCTTAGCCCTTtacagaaccatcaaattccggagggcccgccttaggaaaagccttatccttgcagctatagccgccctaaacaaCAGGCCCGGTCGACTTGTTtgacaagcctgtaaatgtgttggtcatgtatgatgtctttttgttatttttgttcgtgatgtgtaatgtctattgttTATATGTGCGGCAGTGGAAATGAATCTCtccaacggggaccaataaatctaaatctaaaacaaTAATGCATGAACCTGCACTTTGGGCTGTATCAATAATAGCTTTGTGTTTCCACAGTGCTACAGTTGGATATGAAAACTAAAGCAAGCTTGCTAGCCTTCTGCTAACTActccccccgccccccaaccacAGTCCAGCACATGATGCAACCGGCGGCATCACCCCAAGGCAACTCCTCGTCCAGCCCGGGGCTCCAGTAGCCCACCCCTATGCCTGTGATCCCCATCCCTCGGCGTGTGCGCAGCTTCCACGGGCCCCACACCACCTGCATGCACTCGGCCTGCGGCTCCACGCACAACACCAAGCTGGTGCGCACCAAGTACAACAACTTTGACCTTTACCTGCGCTCGCGCTGCATTTACAGCTTCCTGCGCTTCCTGCTGTACTTCGGCTGCAGCCTACTGACCTCCCTCCTGTGGGTGGCGCTCTCCGCGCTCTTCTTCGTGCAGTACGTCAGCGTGCGAGTGCTGTTGCGCGTGCAGTACAAGCTTTCCGTCATTCTCATCTTACTGGGACACAGGCGCTTGGACTTTGGGGTGGTGAACGACCTGATCATATACAGCATGCAGATCACCATGTTCATGGTGGGGGGGCTCGGATGGTGCTTCATGGTGTTTGTGGACATGTAGTCTAGAGTGATGCTCCCTGGACAACATTAAACCTGTGTAATGTATGCACTACTGTTGCTTTTTCAATCATTACAAAGTCAGTGGGATATCTCATTCATCAAGTGAAGCTCGGAATTCTTCGTTTTGGGGGGAAGAATGCtgatgtgtgaagtgaattatatttatataactcaaagcgctttacatagtgaaagccaatatctaagttacatttaaaccagtgtgggtggcactgggagcagcagggtaaagtgtcttgcccaacggcagtgactaggatggcggaagctgggatcgaacctggaaccctcaaattgctggcacggccactctaccaaccgagctatgccgccccaagtgaATGAATGAAGCTTTAGTGGAAAAAGTACAAATTATATCGCTTTAAGCCAACGTTTTCTGGATCTCCACCTA from Nerophis ophidion isolate RoL-2023_Sa linkage group LG17, RoL_Noph_v1.0, whole genome shotgun sequence harbors:
- the LOC133536160 gene encoding transmembrane protein 250, which codes for MPVIPIPRRVRSFHGPHTTCMHSACGSTHNTKLVRTKYNNFDLYLRSRCIYSFLRFLLYFGCSLLTSLLWVALSALFFVQYVSVRVLLRVQYKLSVILILLGHRRLDFGVVNDLIIYSMQITMFMVGGLGWCFMVFVDM